The following proteins are encoded in a genomic region of Maribacter hydrothermalis:
- a CDS encoding LytR/AlgR family response regulator transcription factor: protein MTSINCIVVDDEELARALLITYVEKLDFLNLVGEAENPLEALQLMKEHSVDLLFLDIQMPEIKGTDFAKMVNANTKIIFTTAYSQYALEGYELNAVDYLLKPITFERFVTAVNKVKTNVSTEKSDTITIKSGYDLHKVKYDDILYVVSDSEYVTFHMGDKKIISNQRLKTLEQELPSSMFMRVHRSYIINKNSVTGLKGRDLLLSDVVIPVSDSYYDMVKEELF from the coding sequence ATGACTAGCATAAATTGTATTGTAGTAGATGATGAAGAGCTAGCACGCGCGTTACTTATCACATATGTTGAAAAGCTAGATTTTCTTAACTTGGTAGGTGAAGCTGAAAATCCGTTAGAAGCGTTACAGCTTATGAAAGAACATTCCGTTGATCTTTTGTTTTTAGATATTCAAATGCCAGAAATAAAGGGTACAGATTTTGCTAAAATGGTAAACGCAAATACTAAAATAATTTTCACGACTGCCTACTCTCAATATGCTCTGGAAGGTTATGAGTTAAATGCTGTTGACTACCTTTTAAAACCGATAACTTTTGAACGTTTTGTTACTGCTGTAAACAAAGTTAAGACGAATGTTTCAACTGAAAAATCGGATACAATAACTATTAAATCTGGCTATGATCTACACAAGGTAAAATATGACGATATCTTATACGTTGTCAGTGATAGCGAGTATGTTACCTTCCACATGGGAGATAAAAAGATTATTAGTAACCAACGTTTAAAGACATTAGAACAAGAACTGCCTAGTTCAATGTTTATGAGGGTTCATAGATCCTATATCATTAATAAAAATAGCGTTACCGGACTTAAAGGAAGAGATCTTTTGCTTTCAGATGTTGTAATTCCGGTTAGTGATTCTTACTATGACATGGTAAAAGAAGAATTGTTTTAG
- a CDS encoding sensor histidine kinase gives MNRHKNFIFHVALWLLIWATAWIFSSSDLQFVSENGMALIFQIVVIAILIYYTIPQLLLKKKYMWFTLVSIATVFIVTLVLSNLVSTPNLGMNPDFGPGPGIGSRPHFEDGPPLVANRRPPSRFFINLLLIAIAYAIATLVELFLFAQKKEEEIIINKNEALQTELKLLKSQINPHFLFNALNNIYALSAIDSGRTQQSISYLSDMLRYVLYECEQEIVPLYKEIDYIENYIKLFSLKSSKIYPITTTFSIENQNVEIVPMLLIPFLENALKHSNIEKIKGTFINLKITATSNFIDFEIENSKPEVKIIKDDIGGIGIDNVKKRLAILYPDRHHLTINKTSQAFKVNLKLQLHD, from the coding sequence ATGAACAGACATAAGAATTTTATATTTCATGTAGCCCTTTGGCTTTTAATTTGGGCAACAGCATGGATATTTAGCAGTAGTGATTTACAGTTTGTGAGTGAGAACGGAATGGCGTTAATCTTTCAAATAGTGGTTATCGCTATTCTCATTTATTATACGATACCACAATTATTATTGAAGAAAAAGTATATGTGGTTTACTTTGGTTTCTATAGCCACGGTATTTATCGTTACCCTAGTATTGTCCAATCTTGTATCAACGCCTAATTTAGGAATGAACCCTGATTTCGGACCAGGACCTGGTATTGGCTCAAGACCACATTTTGAGGACGGACCGCCTTTAGTCGCTAACCGAAGACCACCATCAAGGTTTTTTATCAATTTACTTCTAATAGCTATAGCTTATGCTATCGCTACGCTGGTAGAGTTATTTTTATTTGCACAGAAAAAGGAAGAAGAAATCATCATCAATAAAAATGAAGCCTTACAGACCGAATTAAAACTGTTAAAATCACAAATTAATCCGCATTTTCTGTTTAATGCACTGAATAATATTTATGCATTGTCCGCAATTGATTCAGGTAGAACACAGCAAAGTATTAGCTATTTGTCTGATATGCTCAGGTATGTATTATATGAATGCGAGCAAGAGATTGTACCACTCTATAAAGAAATAGATTACATTGAAAACTATATTAAACTGTTCTCTTTAAAAAGTAGTAAAATATACCCTATAACCACTACTTTCTCTATTGAGAACCAAAATGTAGAAATTGTACCCATGTTATTGATTCCTTTTTTGGAAAATGCTTTAAAGCACAGTAATATTGAAAAGATAAAAGGAACTTTTATTAACTTAAAAATTACTGCTACTTCAAACTTCATAGATTTTGAAATTGAGAATAGTAAACCTGAGGTTAAGATAATTAAAGATGATATTGGCGGTATAGGTATAGATAACGTTAAAAAACGATTGGCAATTTTGTATCCTGATCGTCATCATTTAACCATAAACAAAACATCGCAGGCATTTAAAGTAAACCTAAAATTACAGTTGCATGACTAG
- a CDS encoding EF-hand domain-containing protein, whose translation MKRITLKTGLLFAMMVAFGTIAVNAQSKGERKEPPTYAKLIKEMDKDEDGLLSKEEVKGPLKENFSEIDTNEDGYISEEEFDNAPKPKGRPRN comes from the coding sequence ATGAAACGTATTACTTTAAAAACAGGATTATTATTTGCCATGATGGTGGCTTTTGGAACCATAGCTGTGAACGCACAGTCTAAAGGAGAAAGAAAAGAACCACCTACTTATGCAAAATTAATAAAGGAAATGGATAAGGACGAAGATGGTTTACTTTCTAAAGAAGAAGTGAAAGGACCATTGAAAGAAAATTTCAGTGAAATCGATACAAATGAAGATGGTTATATTTCTGAAGAAGAGTTTGATAATGCACCTAAACCAAAAGGAAGACCAAGAAACTAA